In one window of Megalopta genalis isolate 19385.01 chromosome 4, iyMegGena1_principal, whole genome shotgun sequence DNA:
- the hry gene encoding bHLH transcriptional repressor hairy yields the protein MVTGVGATMPTGGVTVGATPPAQHVPQEAGQPPAQTTATTATTRRSGENRRSNKPIMEKRRRARINNCLNDLKTLILDAMKKDPARHSKLEKADILEMTVKHLETLQRQQVALAAATDPNVLNKFRAGFTECAGEVGRFPGLDASVKRRLMAHLASCLGPVEASNANGQTASQQPVQPAPPTTQLQVHILPQVDATPRIQVQQSNGIFFTNANGTGLQLVPTRLPNGDIALVLPAGAKATPVTSPASSPAPTSPLPTLIPIPQRTASTASASSSTSSASSTSTSAASPVAFEAPPATFREQSAAFNTGNSHRDVATSPANGYTSDPEFDPRVYSPPLQKPLALVMRKSVVPEVEDKPWRPW from the exons ATGGTGACCGGGGTGGGTGCCACGATGCCGACCGGCGGGGTCACCGTCGGCGCTACGCCGCCGGCGCAGCACGTGCCCCAGGAGGCTGGACAGCCCCCTGCGCAAACCACCGCCACCACCGCAACCACCAGAAGATCCGGCGAGAATCGACGG AGTAACAAGCCGATCATGGAGAAACGGCGGCGAGCCCGCATCAACAACTGCCTAAACGACCTGAAGACCCTCATCCTGGACGCCATGAAAAAAGAC CCAGCGAGACACTCGAAGCTGGAGAAGGCCGACATCCTCGAGATGACTGTGAAACACCTGGAGACGCTCCAGCGTCAACAGGTTGCCCTGGCGGCGGCGACCGACCCGAACGTCTTGAACAAATTCCGGGCTGGTTTCACGGAATGCGCCGGCGAGGTTGGCAGGTTTCCCGGTCTGGACGCGTCGGTGAAGAGGCGTTTGATGGCCCACTTGGCCTCCTGCCTCGGACCGGTCGAGGCGAGCAACGCGAACGGCCAGACGGCGAGCCAGCAGCCGGTGCAACCGGCGCCACCGACCACGCAGCTCCAGGTCCACATCCTGCCGCAGGTGGACGCCACCCCGAGGATCCAGGTCCAACAGTCGAACGGGATATTCTTCACGAACGCGAACGGCACGGGGCTTCAGCTGGTCCCGACCAGGCTGCCGAACGGCGACATCGCGCTAGTCCTGCCGGCCGGAGCGAAGGCGACCCCGGTCACCTCGCCGGCCTCCTCGCCAGCCCCGACCTCGCCTCTGCCGACTCTGATCCCGATTCCTCAGAGAACGGCCAGCACGGCGTCCGCCTCCTCCTCGACCTCGTCGGCCAGCTCGACGTCCACGTCCGCGGCGAGTCCGGTCGCGTTCGAGGCACCGCCGGCCACCTTCCGCGAGCAATCCGCCGCCTTCAACACCGGCAACAGCCACAGGGACGTCGCCACGTCGCCGGCCAACGGCTACACCAGTGACCCCGAGTTCGACCCCCGCGTCTACAGCCCGCCGCTCCAGAAACCGCTCGCCCTCGTCATGAGGAAGAGCGTGGTCCCCGAGGTCGAGGACAAGCCGTGGAGGCCGTGGTAA